Below is a genomic region from Ascaphus truei isolate aAscTru1 chromosome 5, aAscTru1.hap1, whole genome shotgun sequence.
ctgataccagataggcatgcttatgcagaggtctcagctcACCAATGAGCACTGGGTGATATGTGTTCTGCCCAGCGTGTCTGTGAACAGAATCCTATACTGTTCTAGCAAAGCCCTCACCTGTACCTTCTGCTGTGCGCGGAGCTGggaccctatctctacctgcgctACAGTGCCCCCCTTCCTAGATTCccctaggaggtcaggcagagcattgctcgccgggtcccccatcggtgggctacaaatagccagcactgatgccacactcggtgCAAAATACTCCTTAAGCATATTGATGTGATAGGTTCTATTTCTTCCTGTCTGtccatctaactgtacaacatagttgaactcattcatctttctgagaaccgtgtaccgtccagaccaggcagccattaatttgttctgccgagtgggcttcagaacaagcacttgctgtcctgggatgaatcaTCTGCTACTGGCATTCTGGTTATACCAAGCtctctgcttggtctgagcctccctgagattagcctgtgccaaccccataagcatttctagccggtctctgagatctactacatactgaagcatcagtattagtagtctccccttcccatccctgacGGAAtaagaggtccccgtaccctgcaaccatatacagttgtgtgaaaaagaaagtacaccctcgttTAATTCCATGGCTTTACATATCAGGacttaataacaatcatctggtcctcagcaggtcttaaaattaggtaaatacaacctcagatgaacaacaacacatgacatattacaccgtgtcctgatttatttaacaaaaataaagccaaaatggagaagccatgtgggaAAAACTTGACAAAgcaccatagtgggcgtgaaacatatgggaggagttaacctTCAAATCTGGTGAGTTCCCCGacttcttttcatagcaagcggtagtcTCCACTCGattattttttgtttctgttgctgCCTGGATCGGAGGACACCCCCGGTTTCACCATTGTTGCGGGGGGAATGGATTAGTGGTGACACCTTGTGAGTGTGCGGCTCTACACCACTTCATTTGGAAGGGGACGGGGGCAAGGTGAAGCTTCTCAGGGGTCACACAGCCTGGTGGGAATCCAACCTCTCTGTAAGTACCCAGCTTCTTATACCTTGCTTAACCCCTTGggttttctcccctctccccgcatCTATACTTATATTTACCGGACATTGATATTATCAATATAAAagactgttatttgatttcaccTCCCTCTTTGCTTCTGGAGCTGATATTCGTTTTTTTGCTCTGTATATAAGAGAAGGCGCAGGTAGAGGTCAGGGCAGTGCTCTTGGGTGCCAAGTAGTGGCCCGCCAACAGTTGGTTTTATATTTTTTGGCTTACTTGTTCTGTAGTGAGTGCTGGATTCCCTGGAGGTTTGAGGAGCCAATCGCTATCACAGACTGGCAGAGTCTTCGTAAAGACGCAGTTTACCGGTGACATGGAGTTTGTTTAATGGGGGTCACACTGTTCCATGATTACACGGTTAAGACAAAATAGTTTGGCTGGCTTAGTTCCTTAGTCCAGGACGTCTGCTAGAGAAGCATGAAACATTCCCAAGCCACAGAGGATATACCCTAGGCTGAACCAAATGAGTACAAATTTACAAAAAGTGCACGTCATAGTAACGCCAGACGCGTTTCACACCCATCTGGGTGCTTCATCAGGATTGTTCTAGAATCAGGGAACCTCCCAAATCATTACGGAAGTTACAGGAagaagctgctgctgctgctgctataaGTGAGTTCATGGCACAGAGCGGTGGCACATTATGTATTCACGTATAGGTAAACACAGGTGTCGGCGCACATCTAGTAATATAtactaaaaaaaacattttgtaagtCTTTATTTTTCAGAGTCAATATTTTTTGTGCAAATTAAATTTAATATAGATCTTACAATTAAACATTCGATACAATGCAAAAATGCTGCACATTCAGAAAATGAGACGGCGTCTCTTCTATTGCAAACATAAGCACTATTTCTGTTATATGACACTGTGTTCCATATTAACCTCAGGTGTATCATGCATTGTaatacacagacgcacgcacgcacagacgcacgcacagacagacgcacgcacagacagacgcacgcacagacagacgcacgcacagacagacgcacgcacagacagacgcacgcacagacagacgcacgcacagacagacgcacgcacagacagacgcacgcacagacagacgcacgcacagacagacgcacgcacagacagacgcacgcacagacacacgcacacagacacacgcacacagacacacacagacagacacagacacacacagacacacacagacacacacagacacacacagacacacacagacacacacacacacacacagacacacacacacagacacacacagacacacacacacacacagacacagacacacacagacacagacacactatacagatgcagcagccattattcgaacaaatcttgaaatggatttcgagatctcacatcacgtgatcgggacatatccatgcataggagataccggcaccccataacgaggcctgtatctcaggaagtagggcgtccccggacctgaaatcaacgcggttcagctccggagaccacctgctacattattgtaatgtttaaaatgaaataaaccccccgcgatcacctgtgagaggcgcgcagttagagtgactgattcagcccctTACTGCGCGCTATTACAGAGAGGCATACTGCAGtgtgggacccctgctgtgttactccggcgggccattagtctgcagcGGCAAAACTAGTGACTATACCTCAACCTACACGCGGCACAGCGCACaatgtacccaggtaaatgttcaaataacggccgctgcatctgtatacaccATCTACAGCGGCAACCAGCATTactgctccccctggtggagataTTCTGCAGGAACaatggaaacgctgtgatattatTCAGCGAGATAGAGAGGTAATAAAGAGCTACATCAGGTAATGAAGGTGTTGCCATAAAGTGCCGAATTGTGACGCGGTGATCAGGGATACAAAACAAAACGTGTGCCaacgaatgtgtgtgtgtgtatatttattgtaCAGCAGTGGGTtagaagaacacacacacacacccccctttgATGGCACAGATTATTtttaaaagagagaggagagagcgaagagagagagagagagagagagagagagagagagggtgggagagagagagggagggtgggagagaaagagagggtgggagagagagagagagagggtgggagagagagagggtgtgagagagagagggtgggagagagagagggtgggagagagcgagagtatgGGATAGAGAGCGAGAGTATGGGATAGAGAGCGAGagcgggcgggagagagagagggtgggagagagagagagggtgggagagagagacagaaggtgggagagagagagagggtgggagagagagagagggtgggagagagagagggtgagagagagagggtgggagagagagtgagagtatgggagcgagagagggagcgagagtatgggatcgagagagagagagagggtgggagggagagagagggtgggagggagagagagggtgggagagagagcgagagtatgGGAGCGAGAGGGTGGGatcgagagcgagagagggtgggagagagagcgagagtatgGGAGCGAGAGTGTGGGATCGAGAGCGAGAGTATGGGAGCGAGAGTATGGGATCGAGAGAGCGAGAGTATGGGAGCGAGAGtatgggatagagagagagagggtgggagagagagagatagagagagtgggagagagagggtgggagagagagagagggtggaagagagagagagggtgggagagagagagagggtgggagagagagagggtgggggagagagagagagggtgggagagagagagagagggtgggagagagagagagaggatgggagagagaggatgggagagagaggatgggagagagaggatgggagagagagaggatgggagagagagagagagtgtgggagagagagagtgtgggagagagagagaataaagaaCTACATCAGGTAATGGTGAAtggtgagagggagagtgggtgggtgattgggagagggtgggtgattgggagagggtgggtgaatgaaaaTAGTTaattacaaaacaaaaaatattaaaataaattgttttgtaATAAATTATTTTCATTGTACTTTAATCCTGGTGAGCGCGCTCCCTATCTTTTCCTGTATTCCAGTATTTTGTGGTTAGCACCCagacaggacgctgtgtgtgtgtgtgtgtgtgtgtgagtgacaaacTGCAGCATGTATGTCACCCAGgcaagacagtgtgtgtgtgtgtgtgtgtgtgtgtgtgtgtgtcatacatgCTGCAGTATGTCTAAATGAAAGCGCTCTATATGGAACTGGTGTTTAACCCATTCTTATTTGAGTCACAATGAAGCGCTAAACTGAACTACTCCATATTTCCCACTGGTCATCCAGTCAGGCTCGGAAGCTGTGAGGTTCTCACCTACACCTGGTTTTAAACCCACCTGTACATCAGCTTTCAGGGTTCTTAAACTACAGAGCGGTGCCGGCTGAAATGTTGTGAGAGCTTGAGAAAAAGGTACAGTGAAGTCCCATTTCCTATCTCCTGTAAGTTTTCTATAGTTTAGATCACCTTTAAATATAACCAAGTCCGATTTCTGCATCTCTGAGTACAAATCAGGAGCAGCCTGAGCCATGTGACAAAACTCGTGTGGTAAAGTCCAAAACAGGTGCTCATGATACACCCAGGATTCCTGCTGGAGATACTCTTGCCAGGTACTTCCGCACTTTGACATGCACTTGTGGTTGGCTCCTCGAAGCTGCCCGATTGTCCAGTTAAAATCTTGTTTTGTTGTGTCGGAAACAAACCAAGGTAAGCACTTCCCATGGAAATGCACTTCCGTGGCCAGCTTTGAGGATAGCAAGGCGTCAGCTAAGACAAAGTCAGTTACAAGTTCAAATCCAGCATTATCCAGGACAATGTCAACTCTGCTCCTTGAATCTTTGCCAGTTCTTCGCAGCGTGCTCGTTGAAAGGACTGTCCAGACAGAGTCCATGTTATCAACTAAGATGAAAGGTTTGAGAGCCTCCAGGGAGCTCAGAATACTGAACCTCTGAGCGTTGTCCTGGCCGGCAGAGATGGAAAGGTCACATTTGTTTGCCCATAAAGAAACCTTTTAGAGAAGAAAAGTGTTATATCCTCTTTTCTGTGCATTGTTAGTGTATTAACCGCACACAGAGTTTTACATCACCTACATTAGTCCTGCGCTACTATTACAGATGTAACCAAAACAAGAAGGACTTGCTCTGCTATCACTAAATTAATTTGGCACCCACACAAACAAATATTGGGGTGTTCGCCTATCTTGGTAGACAAGCAGGAAAAAAACCCCACCTGTAACTAATACTAACCCCAGGCAGCACATATCACCACACAAATACAAACATGGAAATATTATCTATGAATGCTTGGAGATTAATGCTTTCTAATAATGAGCAGCAAAGCGACGCTTCATCCAAACACAAGCTACGCTTTCTTTCCATCCATGCAAATGCTGGATCTTCACGCTACAGAGCCCTGTAACTGGAGGACTTTATAATGCTTGTTAAGAGGTTTCTGCTTTGGACACTATTCAGGTAACATCTTTAGATGCCTCATTCATCTTACGGGACTTACACGGTGTTTGGGAACCGCTGGGTGGTGTTAACCAGGTTCATAAATATGTGTTTTTATATTGActaaatatatgtttttttttaatgtactcatTGGTCTGCAATGTGTGCAGGCCCTACTAAATCCCACACCAAAGACATATGTACTCACAGCCTCCACCTGgctgtatagtgcagtcaggtggGATATTGTACATTCTCAAACACCAAAAGAAAAGCATGGAAACtgtaacacgtgtgtgtgtcatctccttacacgtgtgtgtgtcatctccttacacgtgtgtgtgtcatctccttacacgtgtgtgtgtaatctCCTTACACGTGTGCGTGTCATCTCCTTACACGTGTGCATGTCTGTCATCTCCTTACACGTGTGTGTAATCtccttacatgtgtgtgtgtgtcatctccTTACACGTTTGTGTCATCTCCTTACACGTGTGTGTCATCTCCTTACACGCGTGTGTGTCATCTCCTTAGGAAACAAGACCTAAAATATGCTAAAAACTTCAATGTGTTTAACTATAGGTTGGATTTTACCCCTCCCTGTGTAAAAGGAAAGGGCAGGTTGTCTTTTTACCCCCTCCCTGTGTAAAAGGAAAGGGCAGGTTGTCTTTTTACCCCCTCCCTGTGTAAAAGGAAAGGGCAGGTTGTCTATTTACCCCTCCCTGTGTAAAAGGAAAGGGCAGGTTGTCTTTTTACCCCTCCCTGTGTAAAAGGAAAGGGCAGGTTGTCTTTTTACCCCTCCCTGTGTAAAAGGAAAGGGCAGGTTGTCTTTTTACCCCTCCTTGTGTAAAAGGAAAGGGCAGGTTGTCTTTTTACCCCTCCCTGTGTAAAAGGAAAGGGCAGGTTGTCTTTTTACCCCTCCCTGTGTAAAAGGAAAGGGCAGGTTGTCTTTTTACCCCTCCCTGTGTAAAAGGAAAGGGCAGGTTGTCTTTTTAACCCTCCCTGTGTAAAAGGAAAGGGCAGGTTGTCTTTTTACCCCTCCCTGTGTAAAAGGAAAGGGCAGGTTGTCTATTTACCCCTCCCTGTGTAAAAGGAAAGGGCAGGTTGTCTTTTTACCCCTCCCTGTGTAAAAGTAAAGGGCAGGTTgtctttttaccccccccccccccgtgtaaaAGGAAAGGGCAGGTTGTCTTTTTACCCCTCCATGTGTAAAAGGAAAGCGCAGGTTGTCTTTTTACCCCTCCCTGTGTAAAAGGAAAGGGCAGGTTGTCTTTTTACCCCCTCCCTGTGTAAAAGGAAAGGGCAGGTTGTCTTTTTACCCCTCCCTGTGTAAAAGGAAAGGGCAGGTTGTCTTTTTACCCCTCCCTGTGTAAAAGGAAAGGGCAGGTTgtctttttaccccccccccctgtgtaaaAGGAAAGGGCAGGTTGTCTTTTTACCCCTCCCGGTGTAAAAGGAAAGGGCAGGTTGTCTTTTTACCCCTCCCTGTGTAAAAGGAAAGGGCAGGTTGTCTTTTTACCCCCTCCCTGTGTAAAAGGAAAGGGCAGGTTGTCATTTTACCCCTCCCTGTGTAAAAGGAAAGGGCAGGTTGTCTTTTTACCCCTCCCTGTGTAAAAGGAAAGGGCAGGTTgtctttttaccccccccccccccccccctgtgtaaaAGGAAAGGGCAGGTTGTCTTTTTACCCCTCCATGTGTAAAAGGAAAGGGCAGGTTATCTTTTTACCCCCTCCCTGTGTAAAAGGAAAGGGCAGGTTGTCTTTTTACCCCTCCCCGTGTAAAAGGAAAGGGCAGGTTGTCTTTTTACCCCTCCCTGTGTAAAAGGAAAGGGCAGGTTGTCTTTTTACCCCTCCCTGTGTAAAAGGAAAGGGCAGGTTGTCTTTTTACCCCTCCCTGTGTAAAAGGAAAGGGCAGGTTGTCTTTTTACCCCTCCCTGTGTAAAAGGAAAGGGCAGGTTGTCTTTTTACCCCTCCCTGTGTAAAAGGAAAGGGCAGGTTGTCTTTTTACCCCCTCCCTGTGTAAAAGGAAAGGGCAGGTTGTCTTTTTACCCCTCCCTGTGTAAAAGGAAAGGGCAGGTTGTCTTTTTACCCCTCCCTGTGTAAAAGGAAAGGGCAGGTTGTCTTTTTACCCCTCCCTGTGTATAAGGAAAGGGCAGGTtgtttttttacccctccctgtgTAAAAGGAAAGGGCAGGTTGTCTTTTTACCCCTCCCTGTGTAAAAGGAAAGGGCAGGTTGTCTTTTTACTCCCTCCCTGTGTAAAAGGAAAGGGCAGGTTGTCTTTTTACTCCCTCCCTGTGTAAAAGGAAAGGGCAGGTTGTCTTTTTACCCCTCCCTGTGTAAAAGGAAAGGGCAGGTTATCTTTTTACCCCCTCCCTGTGTAAAAGGAAAGGGCAGGTTGTCTTTTTACCCCTCCCTGTGTAAAAGGAAAGGGCAGGTTGTCTTTTTACCCCTCCCTGTGTAAAAGGAAAGGCAGGTTATCTTTTTACCCCCTCCCTGTGTAAAAGGAAAGGGCAGGTTGTCTTTTTACCCCTCCCTGTGTAAAAGGAAAGGGCAGGTTGTCTTTTTACCCCTCCCTGTGTAAAAGGAAAGGGCAGGTTGTCTTTTTACCCCCTCCCTGTGTAAAAGGAAAGGGCAGGTTGTCTTTTTACCCCTCCCTGTGTAAAAGGAAAGGGCAGGTTGTCTTTTTACCCCTCCCTGTGTAAAAGGAAAGGGCAGGTTGTCTTTTTACTCCCTCCCTGTGTAAAAGGAAAGGGCAGGTTGTCTTTTTACTCCCTCCCTGTGTAAAAGGAAAGGGCAGGTTGTCTTTTTACCCCTCCCTGTGTAAAAGGAAAGGGCAGGTTATCTTTTTACCCCCTCCCTGTGTAAAAGGAAAGGGCAGGTTGTCTTTTTACTCCCTCCCTGTGTAAAAGGAAAGGGCAGGTTGTCTTTTTACCCCTCCCTGTGTAAAAGGAAAGGGCAGGTTATCTTTTTACCCCCTCCCTGTGTAAAAGGAAAGGGCAGGTTGTCTTTTTACCCCTCCCTGTGTAAAAGGAAAGGGCAGGTTATCTTTTTACCCCCTCCCTGTGTAAAAGGAAAGAGCAGGTTGTCTTTTTACCCCTCCCTGTGTAAAAGGAAAGGGCAGGTTGTCTTTTTACCCCTCCCTGTGTAAAAGGAAAGGGCAGGTTGTCTTTTTACCCCTCCCTGTGTAAAAGGAAAGGGCAGGTTGTCTTTTTACCCCTCCCTGTGTAAAAGGAAAGGGCAGGTTGTCTTTTTACCCCCTCCCTGTGTAAAAGGAAAGGGCAGGTTATCTTTTTACCCCCTCCCTGTGTAAAAGGAAAGGGCAGGTTGTCTTTTACATGATTGCAAATTTCACAAAAACTTGATCATGAAAATGTGGGTTTTGGAAGCAAAGCCTTTTCCTTCACGGTTTTCCCTGATTATTTTCTACGTACAGATTTGTGTTCTCGTTTCTTCCCGTCTGTGTTTTGTCGCACAGATGTGTGTATAAAGTACTTACCTGCAACAGCTTAAAGAGCTCTTCCCGCAGCTGATTGGCACTGAGGCCTGCAATGCTCTTGTTAAGCTCCTGAAGATGTGCACACAGGGCTAGAATGGCTTGCTGGGATTCAAAGAAACTTGCATTCTTGGCTTCCTCGAACACATCAAACTCACAGATAGGAGggctaaataaaaacaaacagaagcaaATGCAAACATCAACTTTACATTCATAGAAAACAAAACTCACACTGGTGTCAAGATTTTGTTTTCAATCAGACTTAGTTTATTGCTTCTTTGGGTCTTAAATACAAGCAGTAGTCCCTAGGCAGTAAGCAGCTAAGGCGCCGCTGGGGTGGCAGATCTCAGGGGGCAGTAAGCAGGTAAGGGGCCGCTATggggcggcaggtctcagggggcAGTAAGCAGCTAAGGCGCCGCTATGGGGTGGCAGATCTCAGGGGGCAGTAAGCAGCTAAGGCGCCGCTGGGGTGGCAGATCTCAGGGGGCAGTAAGCAGGTAAGGCGCCGCTATGGGGTGGCAGATCTCAGGGGGCAGTAAGCAGGTAAGGCGCCGCTATggggcggcaggtctcagggggcagtaagcaggtaaggcaccgctatggggcggcaggtctcagggggcAGTAAGCAGGTAAGGCGCCGCTATggggcggcaggtctcagggggcAGTAAGCAGGTAAGGTGTGGCTATggggcggcaggtctcagggggcAGTAAGCAGGTAAGGCGCCGCTATAGGGCGGCAGATCTCAGGGGGCAGTAAGCAGGTAAGGCGCCGCTATggggcggcaggtctcagggggcAGTAAGCAGGTAAGGTGTGGCTATggggcggcaggtctcagggggcAGTAAGCAGGTAAGGCGCCGCTATGGGGCGGCAGATCTCAGGGGGCAGTAAGCAGGTAAGGCGCCGGTATggggcggcaggtctcagggggcAGTAAGCAGGTAAGGTGTGGCTATggggcggcaggtctcagggggcAGTAAGCAGGTAAGGTGTGGCTATGGGGCGGCAGATCTCAGGGGGCAGTAAGCAGGTAAGGTGTGGCTATGGGGCGGCAGATCTCAGGGGGCAGTAAGCAGGTAAGGTGTGGCTATGGGGCGGCAGATCTCAGGGGGCAGTAAGCAGGTAAGGTGTGGCTATggggcggcaggtctcagggggcAGTAAGCAGGTAAGGTGTGGCTATggggcggcaggtctcagggggcAGTAAGCAGATAAGGTGTGGCTATGGGGCGGCAGATCTCAGGGGGCAGTAAGCAGGTAAGGCGCCGCTATggggcggcaggtctcagggggcAGTAAGCAGGTAAGGTGTGGCTATGGGGCGGCAGATCTCAGGGGGCAGTAAGCAGGTAAGGTGTGGCTATGGGGCGGCAGATCTCAGGGGGCAGTAAGCAGGTAAGGTGTGGCTATGGGGCGGCAGATCTCAGGGGGCAGTAAGCAGGTAAGGTGTGGCTATGGGGCGGCAGATCTCAGGGGGCAGTAAACAGGTAAGGTGTGGCTATggggcggcaggtctcagggggcAGTAAGCAGGTAAGGTGTGGCTATggggcggcaggtctcagggggcAGTAAGCAGGTAAGGTGTGGCTATGGGGCGGCAGATCTCAGGGGGCAGTAAGCAGGTAAGGTGTGGCTATGGGGCGGCAGGTCTCAGGAGGCAGTAAGCAGGTAAGGGGCCGCTATggggcggcaggtctcagggggTGGAAAGGGTTGCCAGTATCTCTTGCTCAGGTTTAAAGctcccggtcacatgggccaataggaagccacctatgatgtcacggcttcctattggcccatgtgatgggacaggtaaacctgagcaggagataccggcgcccccctaaggaggtaagtatctcaggaagcagcgcAACCCCAGAGCCGAacttaatgtggttcagctccgaagaccccctgcttcctacctaCGGGGGAGATTGGGGGCAGGGGTCCTTAATGGTGCTTGCATACGGGCGGCACATACCCTAGGGACAGGCCTGCATAGATATAACTAAGCAAAGACTTAGAGCCCCAATAACAGGTAatgattacatttttttataGCGCATGTCTTGATTTATGTAAGTGTATAACAATCATGTTAATCATTTTTTTTCTGGAGTTGTGGTGATTGTCTTTCTCGTCCAATGTGTGGGCCGAGGGTCTGGTTCTTGGACCTTCCCTGCGTCAGAATGGAGATCAGAAGATGGTAGACCCAGCGTCGTAAGAACTGCAGACTCTCTCAGGTAGACGCATAGTCGTCTCAGCGCTGTTATGCGAAGCCACAAACCGTAATGGAAAACCCCATCTGTATTTAACTGTATGTTCTCTCCGGATTGCAGCGACTCGCCTCCAGATTGCCGCCATTTTGAAGGTGAGGGCACCTGGTTCTTTGGAAAGAAGTGGGTAACCTCACATCTCAGAGGTTTTCCCCCTTCTGTGGCATGTGGGAAGGCTTGGCCCAGCTGTTGTAGGTGTTTCGGAGAGGAATTGCTGACGTTATTTAAGTGTTAGCCAATCCCATGTGTTCACGCGGTACGGAGCGCTTCCctcaggcggccatcttggtgagtgccgctgtaacaggggagtaatcccagttcaagtaatgtgcctttaatctagccgtgtggtggttaactgctggtagtcaattaataaacaccacctgcctgatctagattgcttacaaaagcctgtctgttgagacaggaagtgtctcCTTAGCttatacctgagctgaacttgggagagagagcagagattgtctttgactctcacaacagtcttgagc
It encodes:
- the DCPH1 gene encoding damage-control phosphatase ARMT1 isoform X1 — protein: MYSHIHVYTSPVTTWRVRSVFTPDRSNKMDVPWSLSARFVGSFAYFTIKDRLPQILTKVIDTVHRNKHKFLEEYGEEGVEAEKRALSFFSKLRNEMQTDKDVLPLTDSQPDAQLWNQYLNYQNTLLNDGEQPSWFKSPWLYVECYMYRRIHEGLVLSPPICEFDVFEEAKNASFFESQQAILALCAHLQELNKSIAGLSANQLREELFKLLQVSLWANKCDLSISAGQDNAQRFSILSSLEALKPFILVDNMDSVWTVLSTSTLRRTGKDSRSRVDIVLDNAGFELVTDFVLADALLSSKLATEVHFHGKCLPWFVSDTTKQDFNWTIGQLRGANHKCMSKCGSTWQEYLQQESWVYHEHLFWTLPHEFCHMAQAAPDLYSEMQKSDLVIFKGDLNYRKLTGDRKWDFTVPFSQALTTFQPAPLCSLRTLKADVQVGLKPGVGENLTASEPDWMTSGKYGVVQFSASL
- the DCPH1 gene encoding damage-control phosphatase ARMT1 isoform X4; amino-acid sequence: MDVPWSLSARFVGSFAYFTIKDRLPQILTKVIDTVHRNKHKFLEEYGEEGVEAEKRALSFFSKLRNEMQTDKDVLPLTDSQPDAQLWNQYLNYQNTLLNDGEQPSWFKSPWLYVECYMYRRIHEGLVLSPPICEFDVFEEAKNASFFESQQAILALCAHLQELNKSIAGLSANQLREELFKLLQVSLWANKCDLSISAGQDNAQRFSILSSLEALKPFILVDNMDSVWTVLSTSTLRRTGKDSRSRVDIVLDNAGFELVTDFVLADALLSSKLATEVHFHGKCLPWFVSDTTKQDFNWTIGQLRGANHKCMSKCGSTWQEYLQQESWVYHEHLFWTLPHEFCHMAQAAPDLYSEMQKSDLVIFKGDLNYRKLTGDRKWDFTVPFSQALTTFQPAPLCSLRTLKADVQVGLKPGVGENLTASEPDWMTSGKYGVVQFSASL
- the DCPH1 gene encoding damage-control phosphatase ARMT1 isoform X2, which translates into the protein MTWRVRSVFTPDRSNKMDVPWSLSARFVGSFAYFTIKDRLPQILTKVIDTVHRNKHKFLEEYGEEGVEAEKRALSFFSKLRNEMQTDKDVLPLTDSQPDAQLWNQYLNYQNTLLNDGEQPSWFKSPWLYVECYMYRRIHEGLVLSPPICEFDVFEEAKNASFFESQQAILALCAHLQELNKSIAGLSANQLREELFKLLQVSLWANKCDLSISAGQDNAQRFSILSSLEALKPFILVDNMDSVWTVLSTSTLRRTGKDSRSRVDIVLDNAGFELVTDFVLADALLSSKLATEVHFHGKCLPWFVSDTTKQDFNWTIGQLRGANHKCMSKCGSTWQEYLQQESWVYHEHLFWTLPHEFCHMAQAAPDLYSEMQKSDLVIFKGDLNYRKLTGDRKWDFTVPFSQALTTFQPAPLCSLRTLKADVQVGLKPGVGENLTASEPDWMTSGKYGVVQFSASL
- the DCPH1 gene encoding damage-control phosphatase ARMT1 isoform X3 — protein: MDVPWSLSARFVGSFAYFTIKDRLPQILTKVIDTVHRNKHKFLEEYGELRNEMQTDKDVLPLTDSQPDAQLWNQYLNYQNTLLNDGEQPSWFKSPWLYVECYMYRRIHEGLVLSPPICEFDVFEEAKNASFFESQQAILALCAHLQELNKSIAGLSANQLREELFKLLQVSLWANKCDLSISAGQDNAQRFSILSSLEALKPFILVDNMDSVWTVLSTSTLRRTGKDSRSRVDIVLDNAGFELVTDFVLADALLSSKLATEVHFHGKCLPWFVSDTTKQDFNWTIGQLRGANHKCMSKCGSTWQEYLQQESWVYHEHLFWTLPHEFCHMAQAAPDLYSEMQKSDLVIFKGDLNYRKLTGDRKWDFTVPFSQALTTFQPAPLCSLRTLKADVQVGLKPGVGENLTASEPDWMTSGKYGVVQFSASL